Proteins co-encoded in one Methylobacterium sp. WL1 genomic window:
- a CDS encoding alpha/beta fold hydrolase: MPGDSVIFLHGLGRTSASLAGMRAALTASGYRAMALDYPSTRHALPDLTASLGPRIAEIARGTPGDLHFVGHSMGGLLARALIAQARPERLGRLVMLGPPNRGSEIADRLGHLGLYRRVFGPAGLTLGTRSVPVWPDPDYPVGVIAGTRTVDPIGWLMLPRPNDGRVSVAATRIAGLQGHLVLPVSHALMMHHPTVIAQTLRFLAGGGFGTGR; this comes from the coding sequence ATGCCGGGCGACAGCGTCATCTTCCTCCACGGTCTCGGGCGGACGTCCGCCTCGCTCGCGGGGATGCGGGCGGCGCTGACCGCCTCGGGCTACCGAGCGATGGCGCTCGACTATCCCTCGACCCGCCACGCCCTGCCGGACCTCACGGCCTCACTCGGCCCCCGCATCGCCGAGATCGCGCGCGGGACCCCGGGGGATCTGCACTTCGTCGGGCATTCGATGGGCGGGCTCCTCGCCCGGGCCCTGATCGCCCAGGCGCGGCCGGAGCGGCTCGGCCGGCTGGTCATGCTCGGGCCGCCCAATCGCGGCAGCGAGATCGCGGACCGGCTGGGTCATCTCGGGCTCTACCGCCGGGTCTTCGGGCCGGCGGGTCTCACGCTCGGGACCCGCAGCGTCCCGGTCTGGCCCGATCCGGATTACCCGGTCGGCGTTATCGCCGGCACCCGCACCGTCGATCCGATCGGCTGGCTGATGCTGCCCCGGCCCAATGACGGCCGGGTCAGCGTGGCCGCGACCCGGATCGCCGGTCTGCAGGGTCATCTGGTCCTGCCGGTGAGCCACGCGCTGATGATGCATCATCCCACCGTCATCGCGCAGACTTTGCGGTTCCTGGCGGGCGGCGGATTCGGTACTGGCAGGTGA
- a CDS encoding MFS transporter, which produces MAVTLEAPGSAPGKSQSTRAAVAAFVGTTIEWYDFFIYGTAAALVFGPLFFTAESPYIATLAAFGTFAVGFLARPLGGVIFGHLGDRFGRKRALVATLVMMGIATSGIGLLPTYASVGLWAPVLLVVLRLVQGIAVGGEWGGAVLMAAEHAPAGRNTFFASFAQLGSPAGQILSLLAFRLASLLDKETFLAWGWRLPFLVSVLLLGVGLAIRLGVAESPAFEKTRAAGGPPQAPVREVLSSFLKPVLLAAGANTFAIASVYLFNTFMIAFTTQYLGIARATILDALLIAAVVQLVMTPVGARIAELIRNERLFLQGALVWAMLAPYPLFWLVETRSVSLIILGLALNVVGTATFYAVIAGYLAGAFPARVRYTAISIAYQFCGALAGGLTPIVGTVLAERFQGHWWPIAVFGTVLAGISFLCVTLIGGYRARQRGFQDD; this is translated from the coding sequence ATGGCCGTCACGCTGGAAGCCCCGGGATCGGCACCCGGGAAGAGCCAGTCGACGCGGGCGGCGGTGGCGGCCTTCGTGGGCACCACCATCGAGTGGTACGATTTCTTCATCTACGGCACCGCGGCGGCCCTGGTGTTCGGGCCGCTCTTCTTCACGGCGGAATCGCCCTACATCGCGACGCTTGCGGCCTTCGGCACGTTCGCGGTCGGCTTCCTGGCCCGGCCCCTCGGCGGGGTAATCTTCGGGCATCTCGGCGACCGCTTCGGGCGCAAGCGCGCCCTGGTGGCGACCCTGGTGATGATGGGCATCGCCACGTCCGGGATCGGGCTGCTGCCGACCTACGCGTCGGTCGGCCTGTGGGCGCCGGTGCTGTTGGTCGTGCTGCGGCTGGTGCAGGGTATCGCGGTCGGCGGCGAGTGGGGCGGGGCCGTGCTTATGGCCGCCGAGCACGCGCCGGCCGGGCGCAACACCTTCTTCGCCTCGTTCGCGCAGCTCGGCAGCCCCGCCGGGCAGATCCTGTCGCTCCTGGCTTTCCGGCTCGCCAGCCTGCTGGACAAGGAGACCTTCCTGGCCTGGGGCTGGCGCCTGCCGTTCCTGGTGAGCGTTCTGCTGCTGGGCGTCGGCCTCGCGATCCGGCTCGGCGTCGCCGAATCGCCCGCCTTCGAGAAGACCCGGGCCGCGGGTGGGCCGCCGCAGGCCCCCGTGCGCGAGGTGCTGTCGTCCTTCCTCAAGCCGGTGCTGCTGGCGGCCGGCGCCAACACCTTCGCGATCGCCTCGGTCTACCTGTTCAACACCTTCATGATCGCGTTCACGACGCAGTATCTCGGGATCGCCCGCGCGACGATCCTGGACGCGCTGCTGATCGCGGCCGTGGTGCAGCTGGTGATGACCCCGGTGGGCGCCCGTATCGCGGAGCTCATCCGCAACGAGCGGCTGTTCCTGCAGGGCGCGCTGGTCTGGGCGATGCTGGCCCCCTACCCGCTGTTCTGGCTGGTCGAGACCCGGTCGGTGAGCTTGATCATCCTCGGGCTCGCCCTGAACGTCGTCGGCACCGCGACCTTCTACGCGGTGATCGCCGGCTACCTCGCGGGCGCCTTCCCGGCCCGGGTGCGCTATACGGCGATCTCGATCGCCTACCAGTTCTGCGGGGCGCTGGCCGGTGGCCTGACACCGATCGTCGGCACGGTGCTGGCCGAGCGCTTCCAGGGGCATTGGTGGCCGATCGCCGTGTTCGGGACGGTCCTTGCCGGGATCTCCTTCCTCTGCGTGACGCTGATCGGCGGCTACCGGGCGCGCCAGCGCGGCTTTCAGGACGACTGA
- a CDS encoding amidohydrolase family protein, translating to MAEIRDCPAPDPHPGGPTRYRVPEGAVDTHAHVIGLPPAYPLVADRSYTPPAAPADRYLAMLDATGMANGVLVQVSVHGTDNRLMVETLRANRQRLRGIAVIPLGLPDADLAALKEAGVVGLRLNVLFGGGIGLDAVEAYGALAREMGWHLQFLLDARDLPPIASRLSRLPVPLVFDHMGHMPASAGVEHPGFQTLLGLVRDGHWVKLSGAFRDSVAGPPYADTIPFARALNEAAPERCVWGSDWPHVAAWDGPPRLSDLLDLMAEWVPDADRRRRLFVDNPRRLYGFG from the coding sequence ATGGCGGAGATCAGAGACTGCCCGGCCCCCGATCCGCACCCCGGCGGCCCGACGCGCTACCGGGTGCCGGAGGGCGCGGTCGACACCCATGCCCACGTGATCGGCCTGCCACCGGCCTATCCGCTCGTGGCCGACCGCAGCTACACGCCCCCGGCCGCCCCCGCGGACCGGTACCTCGCGATGCTCGACGCCACCGGCATGGCCAACGGCGTGCTGGTCCAGGTCAGCGTCCACGGCACCGACAACCGCCTGATGGTGGAGACGCTCCGGGCCAACCGGCAGCGCCTGCGCGGCATCGCGGTGATCCCGCTGGGCCTCCCCGATGCGGACCTCGCCGCCCTGAAGGAGGCCGGGGTGGTGGGCCTGCGCCTCAACGTGCTGTTCGGCGGCGGCATCGGCCTCGATGCGGTGGAGGCCTACGGGGCGCTGGCCCGCGAGATGGGCTGGCACCTCCAGTTCCTGCTCGACGCCCGCGACCTGCCGCCGATTGCGAGCCGCCTGTCGCGGCTGCCGGTGCCCCTGGTGTTCGACCATATGGGCCACATGCCGGCCTCGGCCGGGGTGGAGCATCCAGGCTTCCAGACCCTGCTCGGCCTCGTGCGCGACGGCCATTGGGTGAAGCTGTCGGGCGCCTTCCGGGACTCGGTGGCCGGGCCGCCCTATGCCGACACAATTCCCTTCGCCCGCGCCCTCAACGAGGCCGCCCCCGAGCGCTGCGTCTGGGGCTCGGACTGGCCGCACGTCGCCGCCTGGGACGGCCCGCCGCGCCTGTCCGACCTCCTCGACCTGATGGCCGAGTGGGTGCCGGACGCGGACAGGCGCCGCCGGCTCTTCGTCGACAACCCGCGCCGGCTCTACGGCTTCGGGTAG